From Candidatus Thermoplasmatota archaeon, the proteins below share one genomic window:
- a CDS encoding HemK2/MTQ2 family protein methyltransferase codes for MSDAILEERGFRLALDPDVYVPAEDTWLLVESIPRRPMRGDAIDMGTGTGAAAIALARAGARRVVAADVNPRAARLARANAAANGVADRVEAVVSDLWAAFPERPLFARATFNAPYLPSTEEERLAGDIDRAFHGGDEGVEVALAFLEGLAPRLAPGGDAFVVLSTRGNLARFEARAEALGFAARTVAEERFFFEAIRVLRLSSS; via the coding sequence GTGAGCGACGCCATCCTCGAGGAGCGCGGCTTCCGGCTTGCGCTCGACCCCGACGTTTACGTGCCCGCCGAGGACACGTGGCTCCTCGTCGAGTCCATCCCTCGCCGGCCGATGCGCGGGGACGCGATCGACATGGGCACGGGCACGGGCGCGGCCGCGATCGCGCTCGCCCGGGCCGGCGCACGCCGCGTCGTCGCGGCGGACGTGAACCCGCGGGCGGCGAGGCTCGCGCGCGCGAACGCAGCCGCGAACGGGGTCGCGGACCGCGTCGAGGCGGTCGTTTCCGACCTCTGGGCGGCCTTTCCCGAGCGGCCGCTTTTCGCGCGCGCCACCTTCAACGCGCCCTACCTGCCCTCGACCGAGGAGGAGCGGCTCGCGGGCGACATCGACCGCGCCTTCCACGGCGGCGACGAGGGGGTGGAGGTCGCGCTCGCCTTCCTCGAAGGCCTCGCGCCGCGCCTCGCCCCGGGGGGCGACGCCTTCGTCGTGCTCTCGACCCGAGGCAACCTCGCGCGCTTCGAGGCTCGCGCGGAGGCGCTCGGGTTTGCGGCCCGGACCGTCGCGGAGGAGCGATTCTTCTTCGAGGCGATCCGCGTCCTGCGGTTGTCGTCCTCATAA
- the rsmA gene encoding 16S rRNA (adenine(1518)-N(6)/adenine(1519)-N(6))-dimethyltransferase RsmA encodes MNDRPKKSLGQHFLTDARVAERAVRHADVGPDDVVLEIGPGRGILTRALAAKARRVVAVELDRDLADVLAGEAIPNVEIVKGDALEVDLPKVDKIVANLPYQISSPVTFRLLDHPGWSVAVLMYQREFAERLVAKPATDAYGRLSVHATYRARCEIVERVPPGVFFPPPKVESALVRVRPRAEPAFPVADEGLFLRLVAAAFTQRRKTLASGLRHASHLLEVDEAALKPLLADLPHREARPETLAPETFGAVADWLHARLPGGAS; translated from the coding sequence ATGAACGACCGGCCGAAAAAGAGCCTCGGCCAGCACTTCCTCACCGACGCCCGCGTCGCCGAGCGCGCGGTGCGCCATGCCGACGTCGGACCCGACGACGTCGTGCTCGAGATCGGGCCCGGCCGCGGCATCCTCACGCGGGCCCTCGCCGCGAAGGCGCGCCGCGTCGTCGCCGTCGAGCTGGACCGCGACCTCGCGGACGTCCTCGCCGGGGAAGCGATCCCGAACGTGGAGATCGTGAAGGGCGACGCCCTCGAGGTCGATCTGCCGAAGGTCGACAAGATCGTCGCGAACCTGCCCTACCAGATCTCGAGCCCGGTCACGTTCCGGCTTCTCGATCACCCCGGGTGGAGCGTCGCGGTCCTCATGTACCAGCGCGAGTTCGCGGAGCGGCTCGTCGCGAAGCCCGCGACGGACGCCTACGGTCGGCTGAGCGTGCACGCGACGTACCGCGCGCGCTGCGAGATCGTCGAGCGCGTCCCGCCCGGCGTGTTCTTCCCGCCTCCAAAGGTCGAAAGCGCGCTCGTGCGCGTGCGGCCGCGCGCCGAGCCGGCCTTCCCGGTCGCGGACGAGGGGCTCTTCCTGAGGCTCGTCGCGGCCGCGTTCACCCAACGGCGCAAGACGCTTGCGAGCGGTCTCAGGCACGCGAGCCACCTCCTCGAGGTCGACGAAGCGGCCCTCAAGCCCCTCCTCGCCGACCTCCCGCACCGCGAAGCGCGCCCCGAAACGCTCGCGCCCGAGACGTTCGGCGCGGTCGCGGACTGGCTCCACGCGCGCCTTCCCGGGGGCGCGTCGTGA
- a CDS encoding DUF655 domain-containing protein: MVEDWAYVLDFLPRGRPDDTRRSDPIAYSVGERNFVLLELVPRHGANMLVGDRVYLGRDPTLRESSPVDHVRGRVRHEEMTHAAVSELRFVVEQMVKAQEERFLKFYNEAGPITTRMHMLELLPGLGKKLMWAIVEERKRGLFKSFKEMDDRVKALHQPEKLIAHRIETEITDPNQKYHLFVQPPAPEEPSFGPRGPSRGPPRGPPR; this comes from the coding sequence ATGGTCGAGGACTGGGCCTACGTGCTGGACTTCCTCCCCCGCGGGCGTCCGGACGACACGCGGCGGAGCGACCCGATCGCCTACTCCGTCGGTGAGCGCAACTTCGTGCTCCTCGAGCTCGTGCCCAGGCATGGCGCGAACATGCTCGTCGGGGACCGCGTCTACCTCGGGCGCGACCCGACACTTCGCGAATCCTCGCCCGTCGACCACGTGCGCGGACGCGTCCGCCACGAGGAGATGACGCACGCGGCCGTGAGCGAGCTCCGCTTCGTCGTCGAGCAGATGGTGAAGGCCCAGGAGGAGCGCTTCCTCAAGTTCTACAACGAGGCCGGCCCCATCACGACCCGCATGCACATGCTGGAGCTCCTTCCGGGCCTCGGCAAGAAGCTCATGTGGGCCATCGTGGAGGAGCGCAAGCGCGGCCTCTTCAAGAGCTTCAAGGAGATGGACGACCGCGTGAAGGCGCTCCACCAGCCCGAGAAGCTCATCGCCCACCGCATCGAGACCGAGATCACGGACCCGAACCAGAAGTACCACCTCTTCGTGCAGCCCCCGGCGCCCGAGGAGCCGAGCTTCGGTCCCCGCGGCCCGTCGCGCGGGCCCCCGCGCGGCCCTCCCCGTTGA
- a CDS encoding RNA polymerase Rpb4 family protein → MAQKTSVEATAEPQARFVPLAEVKALLERENEARGEVEGLAYEQKLSLEHATIFARAEADKNAELMAKLMDIGGKVTPFHAYKIADLAPKHEDDVRAIFAKDRIAPEPSEIEKILEIVRAYMP, encoded by the coding sequence ATGGCTCAGAAGACGAGCGTCGAGGCGACCGCGGAGCCGCAGGCCCGCTTCGTCCCCCTCGCCGAGGTCAAGGCGCTCCTCGAGCGCGAGAACGAGGCCCGCGGCGAGGTCGAAGGTCTCGCCTACGAGCAGAAGCTTTCGCTCGAGCACGCGACGATCTTCGCGCGCGCCGAAGCCGACAAGAACGCCGAGCTCATGGCGAAGCTCATGGACATCGGCGGCAAGGTCACCCCGTTCCACGCCTACAAGATCGCCGACCTCGCGCCCAAGCACGAGGACGATGTCCGCGCGATCTTCGCGAAGGACCGCATCGCGCCGGAGCCCTCGGAGATCGAGAAGATACTTGAGATCGTCCGGGCTTACATGCCGTGA
- a CDS encoding 50S ribosomal protein L21e, protein MVVRSKGQRSKSRHKMTKPHRERGMPPITHTLRTYDEGTSVTIKINPSVHKGTPHVRFQGFTGRVIERRGDAYVVAIRVGGKMKSIIARPEHLWEVPVSATAKKE, encoded by the coding sequence ATGGTTGTCCGATCCAAGGGCCAGAGGTCCAAGTCCCGCCACAAGATGACGAAGCCCCACCGCGAGCGTGGCATGCCGCCGATCACGCACACGCTGCGCACGTACGACGAGGGCACCTCGGTCACGATCAAGATCAACCCGAGCGTCCACAAGGGGACGCCCCACGTCCGGTTCCAGGGCTTCACCGGCCGCGTCATCGAGCGCCGCGGTGACGCCTACGTCGTCGCCATCCGCGTCGGCGGCAAGATGAAGTCGATCATCGCCCGGCCCGAGCACCTCTGGGAAGTGCCCGTCTCGGCCACGGCGAAGAAGGAGTGA
- a CDS encoding tRNA pseudouridine(54/55) synthase Pus10 yields MTRDLESPPILEQARRAVEDASLCDHCLGRLFGRVETGLTNPERAAIVRRAAGLEAGVASAACEVCEGLFDELEKFASLAADALAGIEFSTYLVGTRLDPLVSEREGALRAKAQVDAQKAENVNTELNREIGKRLQGRVGGTVDFKDPDVAAIIDTRFDVVELQHGGLFLYGRYRKHERGIPQTVWPCRRCRGRGCVQCDGTGKLYATSVQELVEEIPRREAGATESAFHGAGREDIDARCLGPGRPFVLELKDPRKRALDCAALEKAINAHAAGRVEVLGLRPARKAEVVAVKDFRGTKEYRAVVAFEREVGQENLNKAVAALRGSAIAQRTPSRVEHRRADKVRDRTVVDAAVEAAEGARAVIRVRGDAGLYIKELVSGDEGRTTPSLAELVGVPARVTELDIIDVQYDDAGAPGDAPPVA; encoded by the coding sequence GTGACGCGCGACCTCGAATCCCCGCCCATCCTCGAACAGGCGCGCCGCGCCGTCGAGGACGCGTCCCTTTGCGACCATTGTCTCGGCCGCCTCTTCGGGCGCGTCGAGACGGGGCTTACGAACCCGGAGCGCGCGGCCATCGTGCGGCGCGCCGCGGGGCTCGAGGCGGGCGTCGCGAGCGCGGCGTGCGAGGTGTGCGAGGGGCTCTTCGACGAATTGGAGAAGTTCGCATCGCTTGCGGCGGATGCGCTCGCGGGCATCGAGTTCTCGACGTACCTCGTCGGGACGCGCCTCGACCCGCTCGTCTCCGAGCGCGAGGGCGCCCTGCGCGCGAAGGCGCAGGTGGACGCCCAGAAGGCCGAGAACGTGAACACGGAGCTCAACCGCGAGATCGGGAAGCGGCTCCAGGGTCGCGTGGGCGGCACGGTGGATTTCAAGGATCCGGACGTGGCGGCGATCATCGACACGCGCTTCGACGTCGTGGAGCTGCAGCACGGCGGGCTCTTCCTCTACGGCCGCTACCGCAAGCACGAGCGCGGGATCCCGCAGACGGTGTGGCCGTGCCGGCGCTGCAGGGGACGCGGCTGCGTGCAGTGCGACGGGACGGGGAAGCTCTACGCGACGAGCGTGCAGGAGCTCGTCGAGGAGATCCCGCGCCGGGAGGCGGGCGCGACCGAGAGCGCGTTCCACGGCGCGGGCCGCGAGGACATCGACGCGCGGTGCCTGGGTCCGGGTCGGCCGTTCGTCCTCGAGCTCAAGGATCCGAGGAAGCGCGCGCTCGACTGCGCCGCCCTGGAGAAGGCCATCAACGCGCACGCGGCGGGGCGCGTCGAGGTCCTCGGCCTGAGGCCCGCCCGCAAGGCGGAGGTCGTGGCCGTGAAGGACTTCCGCGGCACGAAGGAATACCGCGCCGTCGTGGCGTTCGAGCGCGAGGTCGGGCAAGAGAACCTTAATAAAGCCGTAGCCGCTCTGCGGGGTTCGGCAATCGCCCAGCGCACGCCATCCAGGGTCGAACACCGGCGCGCGGACAAGGTCCGCGACCGCACGGTGGTCGACGCCGCCGTGGAGGCCGCCGAGGGCGCGAGGGCCGTGATCCGGGTCCGCGGCGACGCGGGCCTGTACATCAAGGAACTCGTGTCCGGCGACGAGGGACGCACGACGCCCTCGCTCGCGGAACTCGTCGGCGTCCCGGCCCGGGTGACGGAGCTGGACATCATCGACGTGCAATACGACGATGCCGGCGCGCCGGGCGACGCTCCCCCTGTAGCGTAA
- a CDS encoding sugar phosphate isomerase/epimerase, which produces MRIGCSTTPGAPLAPELARLAGLGFDFAEVALTFDDARLERLETGGLPIETAHLPDVDFGDADLARASALADLAIAAGARTLVIHGAVRGGEGAPLERKAAWLEDLAAGVAAKGARLAFEHTDEDAATIGRILDLAPTAGFCLDTGHANLMTPDNRSLDLIETFADRLIEVHLSDNRGGREESDDLHLPLGEGTVRFGPIARALKARRWDGPVVVEVWHGGYEDRGRALALARRLLA; this is translated from the coding sequence GTGCGGATCGGCTGCTCCACGACGCCCGGCGCGCCCCTCGCCCCCGAGCTCGCGCGCCTCGCAGGGCTCGGCTTCGACTTTGCTGAGGTCGCGCTCACGTTCGACGACGCGCGCCTCGAGCGCCTCGAGACCGGGGGCCTCCCGATCGAGACCGCGCACCTGCCCGACGTCGACTTCGGCGACGCCGACCTCGCCCGCGCAAGCGCGCTCGCCGACCTCGCGATCGCCGCGGGCGCGCGGACGCTCGTCATCCACGGCGCCGTGCGCGGCGGCGAGGGCGCCCCGCTCGAACGCAAGGCCGCGTGGCTCGAGGACCTCGCCGCGGGGGTCGCGGCGAAGGGCGCGCGCCTCGCCTTCGAGCACACCGACGAGGACGCCGCCACGATCGGGCGCATCCTCGACCTTGCTCCGACGGCAGGCTTCTGCCTGGACACGGGGCACGCGAACCTGATGACGCCCGACAACCGCAGTCTCGATCTCATCGAGACGTTCGCCGACCGCCTGATCGAGGTGCACCTGAGCGACAACCGGGGCGGCCGCGAGGAGTCGGACGACCTCCACCTGCCGCTCGGCGAGGGGACGGTCCGCTTCGGGCCCATCGCGCGAGCGCTCAAGGCGCGGCGCTGGGACGGGCCCGTCGTGGTCGAGGTCTGGCACGGCGGGTACGAGGACCGGGGACGGGCGCTCGCGCTCGCGCGGCGGTTGTTGGCTTAA
- a CDS encoding GNAT family N-acetyltransferase: protein MAVFVEPNPDPAVAAASERAVGWPRTDAELARRFALPGSLHLVARDSKGPALATASCVVHDGWRDVAPGGLAWIGGMAVDAKARGRGLGAALLDGLLAHARARDVSVIGLDATREGRPLYERAGFGEVDVSERWSLPPSATAKPPATPPGDHAVYPISSCEIMDLVAFDAPRFGASRGPLLAALLAAFPERSFVTFSRSTGAITGLVCGQERHVGPWVADDPVAAAWLLHACVAAGTPPFVMAPRSNTRAAEALASLGYARDGIACARMTIGGPLRARRDAVYGIAAWALG from the coding sequence GTGGCCGTATTCGTCGAGCCCAACCCGGACCCCGCCGTCGCGGCGGCGTCCGAGCGCGCCGTCGGCTGGCCGCGCACGGACGCGGAGCTTGCGCGCCGCTTCGCGCTCCCCGGTTCGCTGCACCTCGTCGCGCGCGACTCGAAGGGTCCGGCGCTCGCGACGGCGTCGTGCGTCGTCCACGACGGCTGGCGCGACGTCGCGCCCGGCGGCCTCGCGTGGATCGGCGGCATGGCGGTCGATGCGAAGGCGCGCGGCCGCGGCCTCGGGGCGGCGCTCCTCGACGGGCTTCTCGCGCACGCGCGGGCGCGGGACGTCTCCGTGATCGGGCTCGACGCGACGCGCGAGGGACGACCGCTCTACGAGCGCGCGGGCTTTGGCGAGGTCGACGTTTCCGAACGGTGGTCGCTCCCGCCCTCCGCGACCGCGAAACCGCCCGCGACCCCGCCCGGCGACCACGCGGTGTACCCGATCTCCTCGTGCGAGATCATGGACCTCGTCGCCTTCGACGCGCCCCGCTTCGGCGCCTCGCGCGGCCCGCTCCTTGCGGCGCTTCTCGCCGCGTTCCCGGAGCGCTCGTTCGTGACGTTCTCGCGCTCGACGGGCGCCATCACCGGCCTCGTGTGCGGCCAGGAGCGTCACGTGGGCCCGTGGGTCGCGGACGACCCGGTCGCGGCCGCGTGGCTCCTGCACGCGTGCGTGGCGGCGGGCACGCCGCCCTTCGTGATGGCGCCTCGGTCGAACACGCGCGCCGCGGAGGCGCTCGCGTCGCTCGGCTACGCGCGGGACGGCATCGCGTGCGCGCGCATGACGATCGGCGGGCCGCTGCGGGCCCGGCGAGACGCCGTGTACGGCATCGCCGCGTGGGCGCTCGGCTAG
- a CDS encoding amidohydrolase: MAREADLLLVNANVLTMERDAPTASAVAIAGDRILAVGDEAACRAFAGPGTRIADLRGKTVVPGFIDAHTHLVTYGVLALRLNLSNVTAKSELLEAVAARAGLTPEDGWVVGYGWDESKWRDARAMPTRAEIEQAAKGRAAVLARVDMHMGVATQAALARAGLDPARFPDGHVREDDFYRVWDAVAPAPATRVKGVDAIVRQAQALGVTSAQCIVDAADFAALQEARAAGRLGLRVWCLFREPSVEPLEALALRAGFGDAFLRVGGVKLFADGSIGSRTAALRGQYAGGGQGQLLFDRERLADLARRVSAAGLQLAIHAIGDAAIAQCLDVYAKLPEGEPRARRHRIEHLELFDDGQARAMAKLGIVASVQPNFIGEWGHPGMMYEARLGEAAVGAHNRLRVLLDQDVAVAFGSDHMPFGPLAGIHAAANAPTPAQRLTVDEALRAYTIGAAYAEHAEQEKGSVSAGKLADLVVLDRDPREDATRVKDARVAATILGGRVVHGAL, from the coding sequence GTGGCGCGCGAAGCGGACCTCCTCCTCGTGAACGCGAACGTCCTCACGATGGAGAGGGACGCGCCGACCGCGAGCGCGGTCGCGATCGCGGGCGACCGCATCCTCGCCGTCGGCGACGAGGCGGCGTGCCGCGCGTTCGCCGGTCCAGGCACGCGCATCGCGGACCTCCGCGGGAAGACCGTCGTTCCGGGCTTCATCGACGCGCATACGCACCTTGTGACGTACGGCGTTCTCGCGCTCAGGCTCAACCTCTCGAACGTGACCGCGAAGAGCGAGCTCCTCGAAGCCGTCGCGGCGCGCGCGGGGCTCACGCCCGAGGACGGCTGGGTCGTCGGCTACGGATGGGACGAGAGCAAGTGGCGCGACGCGCGCGCGATGCCGACGCGCGCCGAAATCGAGCAGGCCGCGAAGGGCCGCGCCGCGGTGCTCGCGCGCGTCGACATGCACATGGGCGTCGCGACGCAGGCCGCGCTCGCGCGCGCGGGCCTTGACCCCGCGCGCTTCCCCGACGGTCACGTGCGCGAGGACGACTTCTACCGCGTGTGGGACGCCGTCGCGCCCGCGCCCGCGACGCGCGTGAAAGGCGTCGACGCCATCGTCCGGCAGGCGCAGGCCCTCGGCGTCACGAGCGCGCAATGCATCGTCGACGCCGCGGACTTCGCGGCCCTCCAGGAGGCGCGCGCCGCGGGGCGGCTCGGCCTGCGCGTGTGGTGCCTCTTCCGCGAACCCTCCGTCGAACCCCTCGAGGCGCTCGCCCTTCGAGCCGGCTTCGGCGACGCGTTCCTGCGCGTCGGCGGCGTCAAGCTCTTCGCCGACGGGAGCATCGGGTCGAGGACGGCCGCGCTCCGCGGCCAGTACGCGGGTGGCGGACAGGGCCAGCTCCTTTTCGATCGCGAGCGCCTCGCGGACCTCGCGCGCCGCGTCTCGGCCGCGGGCCTCCAGCTCGCAATCCACGCGATCGGCGACGCCGCGATCGCCCAGTGCCTCGACGTCTACGCGAAGCTCCCCGAAGGCGAGCCGCGCGCCCGACGGCACCGCATCGAGCACCTGGAACTGTTCGACGACGGCCAGGCCCGCGCGATGGCGAAGCTCGGCATCGTCGCGAGCGTGCAGCCGAACTTCATCGGCGAATGGGGCCACCCGGGCATGATGTACGAGGCCCGCCTCGGCGAGGCCGCGGTCGGCGCGCACAACCGATTGCGGGTCCTCCTCGACCAGGACGTCGCCGTCGCGTTCGGCTCCGACCACATGCCGTTCGGCCCCCTCGCGGGCATCCACGCGGCCGCGAACGCGCCCACGCCCGCGCAACGCCTCACCGTCGACGAGGCGCTCCGCGCGTACACGATCGGCGCGGCCTACGCCGAGCACGCCGAGCAGGAGAAGGGAAGCGTCTCCGCGGGCAAGCTCGCGGACCTCGTCGTCCTCGACCGCGACCCGCGCGAGGATGCGACGCGCGTGAAGGACGCGCGGGTCGCCGCCACGATCCTCGGCGGCCGCGTCGTGCACGGCGCGCTCTAG
- a CDS encoding MFS transporter: MGRDLRAYIPQVKLPQIAKLEPLAKIPTITKGRYWRLLSAIYIAIFLVRLAFSIVTITFRHYVDVSDTVYAILVAGSPLAEFATVLFLGPFIDRHGRKPALIGGLAMGAVSLFALALTKDIWLLFLANMLHGVAAAAILVTSLATIASYAPPESRGREYGVYDFVNLLGYLGGFTLGFILLDAFPGRVENSFIIAGMLAVLGLAYAHWNVREDSFGAKSDPKQPVTPRKLWTVVSNPYVSVLAALWFVVFMVMGSLVTFFPKVYNTVSDSGGAISVSILGAAVAFFVSQFFFGKLSDKHGREPIMLLGVGAYGAIALIVGAAFLADPAATPLALYGTLIVYWPVLALLGLVALAFAPAALAALADAAEEGAKGTTMSIYPLVISLGYIVGPPLFGLASDAGGTGGIVAFILVIAGLLGALTIVRMRLVAAGLARIARAPAQAPVLEQKP, from the coding sequence ATGGGTCGGGACCTCCGGGCCTACATCCCTCAGGTCAAGCTCCCGCAGATCGCGAAGCTCGAGCCCCTCGCGAAGATTCCCACCATCACGAAGGGCCGCTATTGGCGGCTCCTCTCGGCGATCTACATCGCGATCTTCCTCGTGCGGCTCGCCTTCAGCATCGTCACCATCACGTTCCGGCACTACGTTGACGTGTCGGACACGGTCTACGCGATCCTGGTGGCGGGAAGCCCGCTCGCCGAGTTCGCGACCGTGCTCTTCCTCGGCCCGTTCATCGACCGGCACGGGCGCAAGCCCGCGCTCATCGGCGGCCTCGCCATGGGCGCCGTCTCGCTCTTTGCGCTCGCGCTCACGAAGGACATCTGGCTCCTCTTCCTCGCGAACATGCTCCACGGCGTCGCGGCCGCGGCGATCCTCGTGACGAGCCTCGCGACCATCGCGAGCTATGCGCCGCCCGAGTCGCGCGGCCGCGAATACGGCGTGTATGACTTCGTGAACCTGCTCGGCTACCTCGGCGGCTTCACGCTCGGCTTCATCCTGCTCGACGCGTTCCCCGGCCGCGTCGAGAACAGCTTCATCATCGCGGGCATGCTCGCCGTGCTCGGCCTCGCCTATGCGCATTGGAACGTGCGCGAGGACAGCTTCGGGGCGAAGAGCGATCCCAAGCAGCCGGTGACGCCGCGCAAGCTCTGGACGGTCGTCTCGAATCCCTACGTCTCCGTCCTCGCCGCGCTCTGGTTCGTGGTCTTCATGGTGATGGGGTCGCTCGTCACCTTCTTTCCGAAGGTCTACAACACGGTCTCCGACTCGGGTGGCGCCATCTCGGTCTCGATCCTCGGCGCGGCCGTCGCGTTCTTCGTGAGCCAGTTCTTCTTCGGCAAGCTCTCCGACAAGCACGGGCGAGAGCCCATCATGCTCCTCGGCGTGGGCGCCTACGGCGCGATCGCCCTCATCGTCGGCGCGGCGTTCCTCGCCGATCCCGCGGCCACGCCGCTTGCGCTCTACGGCACTCTCATCGTGTATTGGCCCGTCCTCGCGCTCCTCGGCCTCGTGGCCCTTGCCTTCGCGCCCGCGGCCCTCGCGGCGCTCGCGGACGCCGCGGAAGAAGGCGCGAAGGGCACGACGATGAGCATCTACCCGCTCGTCATCTCGCTCGGGTACATCGTCGGCCCGCCCCTTTTCGGCCTCGCCTCCGACGCGGGCGGGACGGGCGGCATCGTGGCGTTCATCCTCGTCATCGCCGGCCTTCTCGGCGCGCTCACCATCGTCCGGATGCGGCTCGTCGCGGCGGGCCTCGCGCGCATCGCCCGCGCCCCCGCGCAGGCGCCGGTCCTGGAACAGAAGCCGTGA